A window of Variovorax paradoxus EPS genomic DNA:
CTTGATGACCGGCGCTGGTCATCTTGAATCAGAAGTAAAAGCCGCCGTGGCGGCGGCCAACTTTCCGACAGGACGCTTTCTGCTGCGGGGCACTGTGCCGGAAATGAAGCCATACCTGCAAGCGTGCGACATTCTGTGCCTGCCCTCCCGCCTGGACGGGCGCCCGAACATCGTCATGGAAGCATTGGCGAGCGGGACGGCGATCGTTGCATCAAGAGTCGGTGCGCTGCCGGAGATGATGGAAGAGGGGCGGCAGGGTTATTTGTGCGAGCCCGGAGCCTACGATGAATTCGCTCGAAGAATCGAAGGATTGGCTGCAGACAAAGAAAAGCTCAATAATTTCAAACTGAGCGCCAGAGAATTTTCCGAGCGCCGGTTCGACATAAAGAAAATGCTCCGGCGCTACGAAGAAGAGCTTGTTAAATTGATGAAGGCCTCGAAGAGTTGAGGAAAACCATTCGGGCGGCGAATATTGCGCTGTGTTTTATTTGAAATGGCAAAGGTTTTATTTTGAATAAAAGAAAGTGAGCAAGTAAATTCGCGTCCGCCCTTGTTTGATCTTTCCGGTTGCAGCAACACGGGGTGCGTGCAGAAAGACGACAGCGATCGTTTTTGCGTAACAATCCCCGCTACGCAGCCGATCGATTGCGGCGCAGGTGTTCTCCCAACGTTGAAGCATGAAGATTTCTCCCACCATCATTCCGGACGTCTTGATCCTGGAGCCCAAGGTCTTCGGTGACGCCCGAGGTTTCTTCCTCGAAAGCTACAACGAAGAAGTTTTCCGCCGTGCCACGGGCTCGGACCTGGCGTTCAAGCAAGACAACCACTCACGTTCGTCCAAGGGCGTGCTGCGTGGCTTGCACTATCAGGTCAAGCAGCCGCAAGGAAAGCTGGTGCGCGTGGTTCAGGGCGCGGTGTTCGACGTTGCAGTGGACATCCGGCCAACCTCCCCGACTTTCGGGAAATGGGTGGGCGTGGAGCTCAACGAAAGCAATCATCGACAACTCTGGGTGCCGCCCGGCCTGGCGCACGGCTTTCTCGTATTGAGCGAGACGGCAGACTTTCTCTACAAGACCACCGACTACTACGCGCCCGCCCATGAGCGGAGCATCGCGTGGAACGACCCGGCGATCGGGATCGATTGGCCCCTTTCGGGCGCCTCGCCGGTGCTGTCCGCCAAGGACGCCGCGGCACCAACGCTTGCCGAAAGCATCGCCGGAGATGGCCCTTGATTCTGGTGACCGGAGGCGCCGGGTATATCGGATCTCACACATGCGTTGAACTGGCGCGCGCGGGGTACGAATTTGTCGTTCTGGACAATTTCTCCAACAGCACCCCGGTTGTCCTCGAACGCATCGAGCGCATCACCGGGCAACCGGTGCGTTGGCATGAAGGCGACATCCGCGACCGAGCGACGCTCGACCGGATCTTCGCGCAGTACCCGATCTCCGCCGTCTTGCATTTCGCCGGCCTGAAAGCCGTGACCGAGTCGATCGATCGCCCGATCGACTATTTCGACAACAACGTTCATGGCTCCATCGCTCTCGTGGGGGCCATGGAGCGTGCAGGGTGCAAGACCCTGGTGTTCTCGTCGTCGGCGACGGTCTATGGCCCCGAGCAGCCGATGCCCGTGGCCGAGAGCGCACCCCTCACCGTGAGCAATCCATATGGCCGCACCAAGCTGGTCGTGGAGGACCTGCTCTACGAGTTGAGCCGTTCGGATCCGCAGTGGCGAATTGCGACGCTGCGGTATTTCAATCCGGTGGGTGCGCACGACAGCGGCCTGATCGGCGAGAGCCCTGTGGGCACACCTAGCAACCTGATGCCGCTCGTGTGCCAGGTTGCCGCGGGGCTCCGGCCTGCCGTGCAGATCTTTGGCGACGACTACCCGAGCCCCGATGGCACGGGGATCCGCGATTTCGTCCATGTCATGGACCTTGCGGACGGACACGTGGCCGCACTGGCTTTCCTCGAACGGAATCAGACGCACATCGTGGTCAATCTCGGCACCGGGCGTGGTGCTTCGGTGATGGACGTGATCAAGGCGTTCGAGCGATTGAGCGGCCGGCGCATCCCGTATGAAATCGTGTCGCGCCGCGCGGCCGACATCGGCATCAGTTTTGCCGACGTCAGCCTCGCGAACGAGTTGCTGGGGTGGGTCGCCAAGCGCGACCTCGACGACATGTGCCGCGATGCGTGGCGATGGCAATCCGCGAACGGCCAGTGAAGTGAATGCGGGGGCGGCCGCCGGAAAGATCCGCCGACGAATGACGGTCAATAAGAATCCCGAAACGGGAAGGTGGGGAATAGCGTTTGATTCAAATTTGCCAAAGAGCCCGAGGCTCGAAATCCTGGGCGTCGGATAAACAAGCCCACGAGCTGGTCCCTCGGCATCGCCAGTTCCCTGGAGGCTGAATGGATCGCCTCGTCTTCGTTTCCACCGGACTGTTTCCCTGCACACCTGACGCGGCAGGCCGGGTGACGTCCGACCTGCTTCGCGCCCTCGACGAAGCAGACCGCCAACGTGCGACCCTGGTCATGGTCGACGCAGCCGTCGACCGTGTGTCGTTCGAGGCCGCCTTTCCGAACGTGACACTCGTCGAGGTCGATACCCGCATCGATCAGGATCGATTCGCGGATTCGCGTCAGCATCCCCCCGAATCGGCCTACTCGAACACATCTGCGCACTGGCGTTCGGCATGCGTGTTCAGGGCGCTTTCGGCGTTGAGCGAGAGCCAGCCGATCCAGTACCTGGAGTTTCAGGATGCGGGCGGGCTCGCCTTCTGCACGCTGCAGGAAAGCCGGCTGCAGGGCTTCCTGCCCGATGCCACCATCGTGGTTCGCCTCTGCGGATCTCACACCGCGTTGATGCATGCCGAGGCCTTGCCGCTGTCCATCGAGGATCTGAATCTCAGTGACCTGGAGCGCAAATGCCTGCGCGATTGCGATTTCGTCATTGCGCCGAGCCCTGCAGTGAGCGAGGCCACGCGCGAGATGTTTGGTTTTTCTCCAGAGGAATGGGAGCCGAGGGTCGTTTGCCACGCACCGCCGGTTTTGTCTGGCGATGTCACTGGCGTTGTACATGCGGTCTCCCCAGCTTCCGACCAGGCCATTGTCTTCAGCGCCGATCTGCGGAGATCGGAACGCCCCGACCTCTTCGTGCGCGGAGTTGCCGGTTTCATGCGCCAGTGTCCGAGCTACACGGGCGCGATGAAGCTCGCAGGCCATTGCCCTGACGAGCGCTACATCGCGCAGATCGAGCGCCTGGTTCCGCCGATGTTCAGCGAGCGCGCCAGCTTCATCCCGGAACTGGCGCCGCACACGCGTGAAGCGCTCGTCGGAGGCGCAACCGTCGTTTGCCCCGGTGCGTCCCCGGCGCGCGAGATGGCCGCCATCGAGGCGTCGCTCTTGGGCGCACGGGTGATCCTGAACGAAACGAATCCGGCCTTCGGCGAAGGCACGCGATGGCGTGACGGTGTCAATTGCCTGAAATTCGACGGAACGGTCGATGGACTGGTTGGCGCGCTGGAGCGCAATTTCGAGGACAAGGCGCCACTGACCCCGGTGCAGTACGCGCAAGAACCTGGGCCATGGCATGTCGCAACCAGGCAAAGGCCTCTGTGGCGTGTGCTGCAGGAACGGCCTCTGGTTTCCGTTGTGGTGCCGCACCACAACCTGGGAAGCTACCTGACGGCGACGCTCGACAACCTGGCCGCCCAGAGCTACCGGAACATCGAGATCGTCGTCGTGGACGATGCGTCGACGGATGCGCAAAGCCTGCGCGTGATCGATGAGCTCGCGTTCAAGGAAGACGCCCGTCTCAAGATCGCTCGCCTCACGGCGAACGTCGGCCTGGCGGCGGCGAGAAACATCGGCGTTCGTCTTGCAACGGGCCGCTACGTGCTGACGCTGGATGCCGATGACTTGATCCATCCGCGCTTCCTTGAGGTCGGCGTGGCTGCGCTGGAGAACAGCGCGGAATTCGACATCGTCGTGACCCCCGCCGGGTACTTCCTCGACGGAGAGGCAGAGCCCACACCGGGGGAGGCGGCGAACTTCTGCGACTACGCGATGTTCTCCGGCGAGGCCGTGGTTGCCGGTCTTCTGGAGAACCGGTTCTCTACCGCGACGGCGCTGTTCAGGAAATCGGCACTCGACGATTTCCCATACGTGGAGAGTTTGAACTGCTACGAAGACTGGTCGCTGTTCATGAGGATGTGCGATGCAGGCCGGCGATTCCTCGTCACGACGGATGTTTTCTTCTTCTACAGAAGAAGATTGAATTCGATGGTCCATGCGTCGCGCGATCTCGCTCGCAAGCGCATCGAATACGGCGATCTGTTGCGAACCAGTGCTCCCCACGCGGTCGCGCAGAAATCCAGGCACTTGCTGATCGGAATCGGCGCAGCGGTGGCCGGCAACCAGGCCGGTGCAGAACCGAAGGTGATCGAAGAGCCGCTGGACAATACCGAGGCCACGGCCGAGGAGCTCATCCAAGGGCTCTTCGGACCTGGGGGACAGTACGACGAGCAAGTCGTTTTCGCGAGCCTCAAGGCGTCCCGTTGGCTGGAGCGCAAGGTGCCCTGGATGATTCGGGGCAGCATGCTCGCGGCGCGTTGGACATGGCGGGCCTATCGTTTCGTTCGTGGCAGGCGGTGAAAAAAGCGTTCGAGTGGATCTGGCGACAGGGGTGATCCATGGGATTGGCGAAATAAAACCTTCGTCGGTGTCTGGAATTGATGGATTGATTGATTAATTAATTTGAAGAAGCGAATTCGATGTTGTCGAATTGCCTGCTCGATGAAAACTTCAGGTGTTGAAATCAGCGATCAAATAACGCCTGAGCATTTCAGGCTGTCGTTCATATTTTTTTTCAGCTTGCGCTGCTGCAAGAGGTGGCGTTTTCTACCGCGGCGTTGCCGTCAATGCTCATTTCGACGAGCAATAGACCATTTCGGTCTCAATAACTATCTTGCGCAGTGATGGGTGTGCCGGTGTATACAGTTTCAGTTACCGCCTACGTGGTCATCAGATATATAGTGTTTCGACCGGTACAAGCGGTGAAGTAGCGCGGCGGCCACGCTGGGCTGACTTCTAATTCGACAAAGACGAATTAATATTGAAAGAATTTTGCATTCTGTTCCTATTGAATTCGTGGCCGACTTGTCATCGTTGTCATACGTCTTGATCGATGTTTGCATGAAAAATTTATAAAAACTAGGAAGTCATGATGATTGCGCGAATTCGGAGATTCATAGCCTTCTGGTGGGACCAGGGAACCCCGGGGGCTGCACGGTTGATTCGCAGGAAGCTGGGCGAGATCGTTGGCGTGAATGGAAAGCCCGGGGAAACGAGCGACCCGAAAATGACGCTTCCCGAACTTTGGGCGCTGAAGTTCGTCTCGCAGCAGCCACTGCACACTTATGTGATCCCGAAGTCCTCGCTGCCGCGAATCAGCCTGGTGACCGACAGCATCGGTTCGGGGAGCCTCTTCGGTGGGGTCGGCACCGCGCTGCTGTTTGCGGCCCAACTGGCCAATCGAATGAACGCAACGCTGCGGATCGTGACCCGGACCGAGGAGCCCTCTCCGGCGAATGCCTCGCAGGTCCTGGACGCCTACGGCATTCGGCTGCGGCAGGAAATCCAGTTTGCCTTCGCACCGCACGTCGGAGGCGACTATCCGAGTGCCCTTCCCGCCGGAGAAACGGCGCCCAGCCTGGACATCCTCCCCGACGAAATCTTCGTCACCACCTCGTGGTGGACGACTGCGGCGGCGCTGCCCAGCGTTCCGCCCGCCTCGATCGTCTACCTGCTCCAGGAAGACGAACGGATGTTCTATCCCTTCGGAGAAGAGCGCGTTCAATGCGAGCGGGTCTTGCAAGTCCAGGACATCCGGTTCGTCGTCAACACCCAGCTCCTGTACGACCATCTGATCGCAACGGGCCTGGATCACCTGCGGCGCGCCGGATGCTGGTTCGAGCCCGCATTCCCGAAGTCGCTGTTCCACGAGCGCGAGCGGGAGCCGGGTGGCAAGAAGCGGTTCTTCTTCTATGCGCGACCGAACAATTCGCGCAATCTCTTCCACATCGGCCTGGATCTCATCGACAGGGCAGTCAACGAGGAGATCCTCGATCTCGCGCAGTGGGACATCTTCCTGGTCGGGAAGGACATTCCCAATGTGACTTTCGGCGACGGCTATTCGCCCCAGCGCATCGAAGGACTCGACTGGGAGGCCTATGCCGACCTGGTGGGAACGATCGATCTCGGGCTCTGCCTGATGTACACGCCGCACCCCAGCTACCCCCCTCTGGACCTGGCGGCCAGCGGTGCCGTCGTGGTGACCAACAAGTTCGCCAACAAGCAGGATCTGTCGGGCTATTCGCGCAACATCCTCGCTGCCGAACTGAACACGCAGGCGATGCTCGATGCGCTGAGGGCCGGCGTGGCGCTCGCAGGAGACAAGGAGGCGCGCAGCCGCAACTTCGCAGCCAATGCCCTGGGCTCGGACTGGACGCAATCGTTCGAATCGACGCTCGAGTCGCTCTCCACGGGGCGCTGATGTTTGCACTGCAAACCCCGCCCGTTCCCTATGCGGATCCCTGGCTTCAGCCGCTCTCGACCCGGCTGGCCATGCTGTACCGGCGCAAAATGCGGGTGGCCTATTTCTACGAAGAGCCGAACAACAGCACGTTTCGCTACCGGGCCTACAACATGGCTCACGTACTCAACGACGACGCGGCGGGCCACGTCTCGGCGAGCTATTTTTTCCTGTCCGACAGCGAGCGCTTCGACGAGATCGCCGACGCCGCCGATCTGCTGGTCATCTGCCGTTCGCGCTACTGCCATCGGGTCAATGGCCTCGTCACCAAGTTCCGCGCGCGCCGAAAACGCGTGCTGTTCGATGTCGACGATCTGGTCTTCGACTCCGACTATGCACACCTAGTGGTCGCCACTCTGGGCCTGGATGTCACGCAGAACGGCCTCTGGGACGACTGGTTCGCGATGATCGCCCGCATGGGCCAGACGCTGAAACTGTGCGATGGCGCGATCACGACCAACGACTTTCTTGCGCAGAAGCTCGCGGACTACTCGGGCCTGCCGGTGCACGTGGTGCCGAACTTCATGAACCGGGAGCAGCTCGCGCTCGCGCAGAGCGTCTTTGCGGAGAAGGAGCGGGCACGTTTTGCCGGCAACGGCAAGGTGACGCTCGGCTACTTCAGCGGTTCGCCTTCGCATCGCCTCGACTACGCGATCGTCGAGTCCGCACTGGCCGAGGTGCTGGCCCTGCGGCCGGAGGCTGAGGTCATGGTCGTCGGCTACATCGATCATGGGCCGGTGATGCGGGAGTTCGCCCACCGTGTCAGCCGACAGCCTTTTCATGACTACGTGAACCTCCAGCGCCTGCTCGGGACGGTGCAGTTCAACCTCATGCCGCTGCAGTCGAATGCGTTCACCGACTGCAAATCCGAGTTGAAGTATTTCGAGGCGGCGAGCGTCGGCACCCTGAGCATCGCTTCGCCGAGCTTCACCTATCGCCGAGCCATCCGCGACGGCGAAAACGGCTACCTGGCCAAGGCGCACGAATGGGCCGAAGTCATCCTGCGCGCCATGGACCGCAGCGACGCCTACGAATCGATGGCGCAGGAAGCGCGCAGCGATGCGCTGTCGAAGTTCGGCTGGCAGGAGCAGACGGGGGCGGTTTTGCGTGCATTGCAGCTTGCCCGGTAGCGCGGCCGCTCTTTCCTTTCCGATCACCACACCGTTGCACCACATGACTCTGTTGATCTATGGCGCAGGCGGACTGGGTCGGGAAGTGCTGTCCGCCCTGCAGACATGCGGGGAACACGTGTCCGGTTTCGTTATCGACCCCGGCTTCCCGGTGCCGGACATGCGAGGCCTGCAGGTGCGGGCCGAACGTCTGGAGACTTTGTGGACCCCTGCTGTGCGCCTCGTGCTGGCGGTGGGGGATGGCCGAGCGCGTCAACGTGCTGCACAGTCGCTGGATGCAGGCGCCGAGTTCGTCATGGTGCGGCATCCGGCCGCGGTGATCGGTTCTCGCGTCTCGATCGATGCGGGTGCCATGCTCATCGGCCCGTGCAGCATCACGACGGACGTTTCGATCGGGTCCCACACGCTGATCAATCCTGGTTGCACGATCGCCCACGATTGCGTGCTGGAGGACTTCGCCAATCTCGGCCCTTCGTGCGCTCTTGCGGGACGCGTCACGGTTCGAGAGGGCGCCAACCTGGGTGTCGGCGTCTCGGTGGCACCAGGTGTCGTGATCGGCGCCTGGTCGACGGTGGGCGCCGGCGCGGTGGTGATACGCGACGTCGAACCTGGAACCACCGTCGTCGGCGTTCCGGCGCGTCTCATCCAGCGCAGGGGCGACATTTCCCCGGCGGCGATCAAAATCCCGCGACCGTGACTGCCGGCGGCAGCCGGTCTCCTGCCATACCTCGAACGCATCGACAACTCGCGCACGTAGGCAACCACGGGCCGCTCAATGGTGAATTCGTCCACTGCCTCGGCGAGTTGGTCGGCGCAAGCCATGTGACGCTGAGCTCCAACGGAACACCCTGATCCGGTTGGCGTTGAGGCTGCGTTGCCAGCAAGGCGGCCATTGCCTATGGCTGCTGCCTTCATCGCCAGCGCGCACACGGTGCGTGTGCAAGGCCGCCCTGACGCCGCATCTCCAGTAGACGGAATGACACGGCATTCTTCGTCGTCTTCGGGGCCGCGGCCGCATTGACCTCGCTCCCTTGCTGGAGCGAGTTTCTCAAGCTCCAGGCCCGCCAAATGTTAGCGCAGCCGGTATCTGTTGTTAACTC
This region includes:
- the rfbC gene encoding dTDP-4-dehydrorhamnose 3,5-epimerase; the protein is MKISPTIIPDVLILEPKVFGDARGFFLESYNEEVFRRATGSDLAFKQDNHSRSSKGVLRGLHYQVKQPQGKLVRVVQGAVFDVAVDIRPTSPTFGKWVGVELNESNHRQLWVPPGLAHGFLVLSETADFLYKTTDYYAPAHERSIAWNDPAIGIDWPLSGASPVLSAKDAAAPTLAESIAGDGP
- the galE gene encoding UDP-glucose 4-epimerase GalE — its product is MILVTGGAGYIGSHTCVELARAGYEFVVLDNFSNSTPVVLERIERITGQPVRWHEGDIRDRATLDRIFAQYPISAVLHFAGLKAVTESIDRPIDYFDNNVHGSIALVGAMERAGCKTLVFSSSATVYGPEQPMPVAESAPLTVSNPYGRTKLVVEDLLYELSRSDPQWRIATLRYFNPVGAHDSGLIGESPVGTPSNLMPLVCQVAAGLRPAVQIFGDDYPSPDGTGIRDFVHVMDLADGHVAALAFLERNQTHIVVNLGTGRGASVMDVIKAFERLSGRRIPYEIVSRRAADIGISFADVSLANELLGWVAKRDLDDMCRDAWRWQSANGQ
- a CDS encoding glycosyltransferase family 2 protein, giving the protein MDRLVFVSTGLFPCTPDAAGRVTSDLLRALDEADRQRATLVMVDAAVDRVSFEAAFPNVTLVEVDTRIDQDRFADSRQHPPESAYSNTSAHWRSACVFRALSALSESQPIQYLEFQDAGGLAFCTLQESRLQGFLPDATIVVRLCGSHTALMHAEALPLSIEDLNLSDLERKCLRDCDFVIAPSPAVSEATREMFGFSPEEWEPRVVCHAPPVLSGDVTGVVHAVSPASDQAIVFSADLRRSERPDLFVRGVAGFMRQCPSYTGAMKLAGHCPDERYIAQIERLVPPMFSERASFIPELAPHTREALVGGATVVCPGASPAREMAAIEASLLGARVILNETNPAFGEGTRWRDGVNCLKFDGTVDGLVGALERNFEDKAPLTPVQYAQEPGPWHVATRQRPLWRVLQERPLVSVVVPHHNLGSYLTATLDNLAAQSYRNIEIVVVDDASTDAQSLRVIDELAFKEDARLKIARLTANVGLAAARNIGVRLATGRYVLTLDADDLIHPRFLEVGVAALENSAEFDIVVTPAGYFLDGEAEPTPGEAANFCDYAMFSGEAVVAGLLENRFSTATALFRKSALDDFPYVESLNCYEDWSLFMRMCDAGRRFLVTTDVFFFYRRRLNSMVHASRDLARKRIEYGDLLRTSAPHAVAQKSRHLLIGIGAAVAGNQAGAEPKVIEEPLDNTEATAEELIQGLFGPGGQYDEQVVFASLKASRWLERKVPWMIRGSMLAARWTWRAYRFVRGRR
- a CDS encoding glycosyltransferase family protein — encoded protein: MFALQTPPVPYADPWLQPLSTRLAMLYRRKMRVAYFYEEPNNSTFRYRAYNMAHVLNDDAAGHVSASYFFLSDSERFDEIADAADLLVICRSRYCHRVNGLVTKFRARRKRVLFDVDDLVFDSDYAHLVVATLGLDVTQNGLWDDWFAMIARMGQTLKLCDGAITTNDFLAQKLADYSGLPVHVVPNFMNREQLALAQSVFAEKERARFAGNGKVTLGYFSGSPSHRLDYAIVESALAEVLALRPEAEVMVVGYIDHGPVMREFAHRVSRQPFHDYVNLQRLLGTVQFNLMPLQSNAFTDCKSELKYFEAASVGTLSIASPSFTYRRAIRDGENGYLAKAHEWAEVILRAMDRSDAYESMAQEARSDALSKFGWQEQTGAVLRALQLAR
- a CDS encoding NeuD/PglB/VioB family sugar acetyltransferase gives rise to the protein MTLLIYGAGGLGREVLSALQTCGEHVSGFVIDPGFPVPDMRGLQVRAERLETLWTPAVRLVLAVGDGRARQRAAQSLDAGAEFVMVRHPAAVIGSRVSIDAGAMLIGPCSITTDVSIGSHTLINPGCTIAHDCVLEDFANLGPSCALAGRVTVREGANLGVGVSVAPGVVIGAWSTVGAGAVVIRDVEPGTTVVGVPARLIQRRGDISPAAIKIPRP